The Pseudomonas triclosanedens genome has a window encoding:
- a CDS encoding alpha-ketoacid dehydrogenase subunit beta, protein MNAMNPQHENAQAVTSMTMIQALRSAMDVMLERDDNVVVFGQDVGYFGGVFRCTEGLQKKYGTSRVFDAPISESGIVGAAVGMCAYGLRPVVEIQFADYVYPATDQLVSEAARIRYRSVGDFVVPMVVRMPCGGGIYGGQTHSQSPEAMFTQVCGLRTVMPSNPYDAKGLLIACIENDDPVIFLEPKRLYNGPFDGHHDRPVTPWSKHPASQVPDGYYSVPLDKAAIAREGSELTVITYGTTVYVAQTAAEETGIDAEIIDLRSLWPLDLDTIVESVKKTGRCVIVHEATRTCGYGAELMSLVQENCFHHLEAPIVRVTGWDTPYPHAQEWDYFPGPARVGAAFKRAVEV, encoded by the coding sequence ATGAATGCCATGAATCCGCAACACGAGAACGCCCAGGCGGTCACCAGCATGACCATGATCCAGGCGCTGCGCTCGGCGATGGACGTCATGCTCGAACGCGACGACAACGTGGTGGTGTTCGGCCAGGACGTCGGCTACTTCGGCGGCGTGTTCCGCTGCACCGAAGGCCTGCAGAAGAAGTACGGCACCTCGCGGGTGTTCGATGCGCCGATTTCCGAGAGCGGCATCGTCGGCGCCGCCGTCGGCATGTGCGCCTACGGCCTGCGCCCAGTGGTGGAGATCCAGTTTGCCGACTACGTCTACCCGGCCACCGACCAGTTGGTATCGGAGGCCGCGCGCATCCGCTATCGCTCGGTGGGCGACTTCGTCGTCCCGATGGTGGTGCGCATGCCTTGCGGCGGCGGCATCTACGGCGGCCAGACGCACAGCCAGAGCCCGGAGGCCATGTTCACCCAGGTCTGCGGCCTGCGCACGGTGATGCCGTCCAATCCCTACGACGCCAAGGGTCTGCTGATCGCCTGCATCGAGAACGACGACCCGGTGATCTTCCTCGAACCCAAGCGCCTGTATAACGGCCCGTTCGACGGTCACCACGACCGCCCGGTGACACCCTGGTCCAAACACCCCGCCAGCCAGGTGCCTGACGGCTACTACAGCGTGCCGCTGGACAAGGCGGCCATCGCCCGCGAAGGCTCGGAGCTGACCGTGATCACCTACGGTACCACGGTCTACGTGGCCCAGACCGCCGCCGAGGAGACCGGTATCGATGCCGAGATCATCGACCTGCGCAGCCTCTGGCCGCTGGACCTGGACACCATCGTCGAATCGGTGAAGAAGACCGGCCGCTGCGTCATCGTTCACGAGGCCACCCGCACCTGCGGCTACGGCGCGGAGCTGATGTCACTGGTGCAGGAGAATTGCTTCCACCACCTCGAAGCCCCCATCGTGCGCGTGACCGGCTGGGATACCCCCTACCCGCATGCCCAGGAATGGGACTACTTCCCCGGGCCGGCGCGGGTTGGCGCGGCCTTCAAGCGCGCAGTGGAGGTCTGA